The genome window TCTAAGTCAGGAGACCTGCCTTTGATAGAAAATATCAACTTGCGAGGACGAGTGTGAATTTTAGAGATTATATTTTGTTAATTATTATTTTTAATACAAAATATTCAATTCCGAAATTTACATAGTTGTAAGTTTTGGAATTTTTTTATTTATGTCATAAAATGGAGGGATAAAAATGAGTATAAGAGAAGTACCTTTTTTTAATAAAACTTTGATAAATGAAATAGTATATATAACAGAAGAAAATGATCCTTTTACAGGTAAGTTAATATGTAAATATCCTACAGATATTTTGAAAGAAGAGGAAGAATACAGAGATGGAATTAAAGAGGGCATAAGTAAAAAGTTTTATCCAAATGGACTTTTGAAAGAAATGGCTGAATATAAAGAAGGAAAATTAAATGGTGATTTCTCACAGTTTTATATCAATGGAAATATAGAGGAATATATTTTTTTTAAGGATGATCAAATGGATGGAGAATGGGTAAAATATTTTGAAAATGGAAATATCAGAATGAGAGCATTTTTCAAAAAAGGGAAACTCAATGGACAAAAATTAGTTTATTATCCTAATGGAGAAATTCAAGAGAGCAGTATGTTTCAAGACAATATACTTCATGGAAGGAACATATTATATTATCAGAATGGTAAAATACAGGTAGTAAGAAATTTTGTATATGCTCAATTAGAAGGGGCAGTTACATACTATTTTGAAAATGGAGATGTGGAAATAAAGGAAGAATATAAAAAACATGATAAGAATGGAAGATATATAAGATACTATGAAAATGGAGTGATTAGTGCAATAGGAAACTTTAAAGATAATATGTTGGATGGAGATTGGAGTATGTTCTATGAAAATGGAAAGCTTTTAGGTACAGCATCATTTATAAAAGGCAAGATTATAGATGAAGCTTCATAAAATTAAGTTATTAAAACAAACTCCATGAATTATAATTCTAATAGTTTATATATTTATTATGAATATTTAAAGGGAGAGAAGAGATGAAAAAAGATTTAAAAAAAGGTTTTGATGTTGGAGAATTAGCAAAAGCAGTTGAAAATGGAGAGCATTTTAAAGGTGTAGAAAGAAAGGTTGAATTTACCTATTTAGGAAAAGAACTTCCTATAGTTCAAAAAATTGTATCATATGTTGTAACTGATGAATTTATTGAAAAAAATTTAGAAAAGCTATTAAAACTTAATATTATAAAAGGAGAGAAAAATGAAAAATAAAAAAGAAGATTTAACTAACTTAAATATCTTAGAAGAATTGAATAGAAAGGTTCAGATTAAAAAAGATGATGAAAAAGAGGAATTTCATGAAATTAATAATCTGGATATCTTAGAAAAAATAGATAGAAATATTCAAAATGAAAAAGAAAAGAAAAAATAATTATGAAGTATTAGAAAAATTTTTGAAAAGCTAGTAATGTAAATACTTTTTGAAGTGATATAGATATTTGTTATATTTATAAGATTTAAAATATTGTTTGATATTTTTTTCAAAATACTGGAAATAAAATATGGAATGTAATTAAAAATGAGATGAACTTAAATAAATTTCAGGTTCATCTCATTTTATATAAAAATTAGTTTTAATTATCAATTTA of Fusobacterium sp. contains these proteins:
- a CDS encoding toxin-antitoxin system YwqK family antitoxin; the protein is MSIREVPFFNKTLINEIVYITEENDPFTGKLICKYPTDILKEEEEYRDGIKEGISKKFYPNGLLKEMAEYKEGKLNGDFSQFYINGNIEEYIFFKDDQMDGEWVKYFENGNIRMRAFFKKGKLNGQKLVYYPNGEIQESSMFQDNILHGRNILYYQNGKIQVVRNFVYAQLEGAVTYYFENGDVEIKEEYKKHDKNGRYIRYYENGVISAIGNFKDNMLDGDWSMFYENGKLLGTASFIKGKIIDEAS